The Verrucomicrobium spinosum DSM 4136 = JCM 18804 genome includes a region encoding these proteins:
- a CDS encoding DUF1501 domain-containing protein has product MKDQRSPFHRPNRRQFLGQSACAALGNLSILNTLLNLKLAGSAAAQSGPTDYRTLVCVFLHGGNDSFNWLVPRDAARHAVYTTTRDNLALPLNTLRPLNQSGGDGQEYGLHPNCPGLEEMFNGLGGDTAKRRAAWISNVGTLIAPVTKAQYLAETMPLPRALFSHSDQIDQWQTSVPQGMTQLSGWAGRAADVLHASSNTTNFSMNLSLAGNNLLQVGNQTSQFVVTDQGALTFTGSYIGDPSHFHRIKNAAHRSILAQQYANLVQQSFSGLTRSSIELQEFFLEQFSSYDDSAVAALFPNSYMGSQFRAAAKMIGLRQALGLHRQTLFIGFGGWDHHTELLDSQAPMLSVLDAGLAGFQRALDAMGLQDSVLTFTSSDFSRTLRSNGRGTDHAWGANALVMGGPVQGGRIYGTFPDLAIDSNNDTGYGGRMIPTTSVDQFVGEMLRWFGVAASDMPYVLPNLGNFYNASSSTLPIGFLKPGTWS; this is encoded by the coding sequence ATGAAAGACCAACGGTCCCCCTTTCACCGGCCCAACCGCCGGCAGTTCCTCGGCCAGTCTGCCTGTGCGGCCCTGGGGAATCTCTCGATCCTCAACACGCTGCTGAATCTGAAGCTGGCCGGCTCCGCTGCCGCCCAGTCAGGGCCCACAGACTACCGCACCCTGGTGTGCGTCTTCCTTCACGGGGGCAATGACTCCTTCAACTGGCTGGTGCCTCGCGATGCCGCCCGGCATGCCGTGTACACGACCACGCGGGACAATCTGGCCCTGCCTCTGAACACCCTGCGTCCCCTGAACCAGTCCGGTGGAGACGGGCAGGAGTACGGCCTGCATCCGAACTGCCCGGGGTTGGAGGAAATGTTCAACGGGCTGGGCGGCGACACCGCAAAACGCCGCGCCGCCTGGATCTCCAACGTGGGCACGCTCATCGCTCCCGTGACCAAGGCGCAATATCTGGCGGAGACCATGCCGCTGCCCAGGGCGCTCTTCTCCCACAGTGACCAGATCGACCAGTGGCAGACCTCCGTCCCGCAGGGGATGACGCAGCTCAGCGGCTGGGCGGGCCGCGCTGCGGATGTGCTGCACGCCTCCTCCAATACGACGAATTTTTCCATGAACCTTTCCCTGGCGGGGAACAATCTCCTGCAGGTGGGCAACCAGACCAGCCAGTTCGTGGTGACAGACCAGGGGGCACTCACCTTCACCGGCTCTTACATCGGGGATCCGAGCCACTTTCACCGCATCAAGAACGCCGCGCACCGCAGCATCCTCGCCCAGCAGTACGCCAATCTGGTGCAGCAGTCCTTCTCCGGCCTCACGCGCAGCAGCATCGAGCTGCAGGAGTTCTTCCTGGAGCAGTTCAGCTCGTACGACGACAGCGCGGTGGCTGCCCTGTTCCCCAATTCCTACATGGGCTCCCAGTTCCGTGCGGCAGCCAAGATGATCGGGCTCCGTCAGGCGCTGGGGCTGCACCGGCAGACGCTCTTCATTGGCTTCGGCGGGTGGGACCATCACACAGAGCTGCTGGACTCCCAGGCCCCCATGCTCTCCGTGCTGGATGCCGGACTGGCCGGCTTCCAGCGGGCGCTGGATGCCATGGGCCTGCAGGACAGCGTCCTCACCTTCACCTCCTCAGACTTCAGCCGGACGCTGCGCAGCAACGGCCGCGGCACCGACCACGCCTGGGGGGCGAACGCCCTCGTCATGGGCGGGCCCGTGCAGGGCGGCAGAATCTACGGCACCTTCCCGGATCTCGCGATCGACAGCAACAATGACACCGGCTATGGCGGGCGGATGATCCCCACCACGTCTGTGGACCAGTTCGTGGGCGAGATGCTGCGGTGGTTCGGGGTGGCGGCCTCGGACATGCCCTATGTGCTGCCCAACCTGGGCAACTTCTACAACGCAAGCTCCTCCACCCTGCCCATCGGTTTCCTAAAACCCGGCACCTGGAGCTGA
- a CDS encoding S8 family serine peptidase, whose amino-acid sequence MSTRSFRIFPFLAGGILVLAGLAITTAWLLRDAYSDRSADSDASRDGSSTASPTAPKPWDLSHSTAGRKQEAPATGSASFPAPAAPLPPAGGPNSPRRGVPAEIASGKVVAADNSEISPDGVQRRVTLHETNFKYPHLRMEEQVRRMANGGEVLVKRNVMVADHLMVTLKPRVTEPEFQAWLGQHQLTIRERIPNAPLYLVATKDPSLETYDAALLALAEAGSPIAYADPDYIVQNQAQAPAPNDPSFNQQWALSNTGQTGGMAGADINALTAWAVTEGSSNVIVAVIDTGMDMDHPDLEPNLWTNPGEIASNGLDDDNNGYVDDIHGYDFVSNDANPEDDHGHGSHTAGTVGAVGRNGTGVVGVSHHVKLMPLKFLNSAGSGADSDAIKAIYYATAKGVLLSSNSWGGGDYVQAMKDAINHAGTNGVGFVAASGNDGLDNDVIPNYPSNYEADNLIAVAATDANDQLAWFSNYGASKVHLAAPGDSILSTYRDGGYVHSSGTSMATPHVSGAAALLKAANPAISFAQIKAALLAKTDLVTNLTGKVSTGGRLDVGNAIDLATSAYPVLVKTTVVDGGVPGTTGNADGIISPGETAALTLEVQNLGGLSTGPLQATVTMNSADPKVTLGNTTQTFGVVPAAARQANTGTSLTITVAADHTTPASLPLSITFTDGAGVNRVEEATLQIFTVSQISGRITNVSDGSGLAGATVHLSGPVTRTATTITDGTYSAHVVDGSYAVHASAAGFVSSSSQTVEVPPSAENVNMTLGYSALQITPSILGATVEEDDTTAQTITLQNNGNVPLTWKLEETPRPDNAATAKVLANQLAGLKPVHPLAFLPTGSAVQAVEEGPGPGRLLPARPGLNALDNNTATYPYLPFADGFEDGTYNKWFESWTDAHREVVSNTAGEGTKSFRFNMAGTEDHFSGVHQEFQWAQQPGHVSFRVRTAARDLATAYMVLCDVSGNYLVDFIWFFAHPNGRFYLNADVGGNQLVAYDKDTWYHIEFRNIDWDTQTFDYYVNGTVVQAGVPFRNPGVTQCIAAFAYNYSSNVNAWFDGVEFSGDALDWMTLSQSSGTIAPGGSATVTVTYNASRLNTGTYEGLLTLTTNDPTSSDSTLPVTLQVTPTTNTVPVANSSTVPTSEDSLTAFTLSGSDADNDTLQYYVTQLPARGRLFQASDGFEPTVPITTAPTLVLSSNRQLIYLPETNENGTPYTTFTFTTRDKRSESAPATVTIQVSSVPDAPVLGADVFATMPGQSLASLNVLANDYSPENLPLTVQSFTQPSQGTVTANSDGTLAFQPGGGFLSGSTSFTYTVTDGARTSISTVIVHLGDLRGGSWTALGGNSHRSGLFPAVLNGPLQLRWTQALQGAPTMPVVADNRVYVTGHRADGSNEIKALHLDTGLPTWSRNEIISGGVNPPLHYSSNLYYVLTDPGNASSITGLEAATGNVILYGTFTPTVSELGKSLLGSHGLVHMPGGSGPKIYGVEPYNPPSAAYITTLPGAQTGTPTEGADLILTATGGAIHALDASYGVQRWTFRPNPALLTTNSTVVWEAGDAVVNLEGTLYCVATHQAPFTRWSSTSSKHLFTPAVRQGVVYATFEDGTPGVHVFDRRTGALLRTIPLPVTPTSQPLFTQDRVIVSTASTTHIISLMDGAEQQTLPRGGLLVPADNNLILVDTTNPGVTAYGSPPVITLSPATASSGSSIPWKIGTTVPEGLIHFTLDGSTPTSQSPTLANLGVFSSLRTTTVKAVGIHAGLTGPVTTATFTVGDSNSNQLPDWWEQQYGSLRATPVSVLDPTVDDDGDARNNLTEFLAGTNPNQSDAVVTPLQANTGGSITLSWPSEQGRFYSVQTSLDLKTWDPVSVATMQPGSGAVMSWQDTTAGDGPRKFYRVVITTP is encoded by the coding sequence ATGAGCACGCGTTCCTTCCGAATTTTCCCCTTCCTGGCAGGCGGTATCCTGGTGTTGGCGGGCTTGGCCATCACCACAGCATGGCTGCTGCGTGATGCGTACTCCGACAGAAGTGCTGACAGCGATGCTTCGCGAGATGGTTCTTCGACGGCAAGCCCCACCGCGCCGAAGCCGTGGGATCTGAGCCACTCGACCGCCGGAAGGAAGCAGGAAGCTCCCGCAACCGGATCCGCCTCCTTCCCCGCGCCTGCCGCCCCGCTCCCTCCAGCAGGCGGTCCCAACTCTCCCCGCCGGGGAGTGCCCGCCGAAATCGCGAGTGGCAAAGTGGTGGCCGCGGACAACTCAGAGATTTCTCCAGATGGTGTGCAACGGCGCGTGACGCTGCATGAGACCAACTTCAAATACCCGCACCTGCGCATGGAGGAGCAGGTGCGCCGCATGGCCAATGGCGGAGAGGTGCTGGTGAAACGGAATGTGATGGTGGCGGATCACCTCATGGTCACGCTGAAGCCACGTGTGACGGAGCCGGAGTTTCAGGCCTGGCTTGGCCAGCATCAGTTGACCATTCGCGAGCGCATCCCCAATGCCCCCCTTTATCTGGTGGCAACAAAGGATCCGAGTCTTGAGACCTATGACGCCGCCCTGCTGGCGCTTGCTGAGGCGGGCAGCCCGATCGCCTATGCGGACCCAGACTACATCGTGCAGAACCAGGCACAGGCTCCGGCCCCCAATGATCCGTCCTTCAATCAGCAATGGGCGCTCTCCAACACGGGTCAAACCGGGGGCATGGCAGGAGCAGACATCAATGCCCTCACCGCATGGGCCGTGACGGAAGGCAGCAGCAATGTGATCGTGGCGGTGATCGACACGGGCATGGACATGGACCACCCCGACCTGGAGCCCAACCTCTGGACCAACCCCGGTGAAATCGCCAGCAACGGCCTGGACGACGACAACAACGGCTATGTGGATGACATCCACGGCTACGACTTCGTCTCGAACGATGCCAACCCCGAAGACGATCACGGCCACGGCTCACACACCGCCGGCACCGTGGGCGCGGTGGGCCGCAACGGCACCGGCGTGGTGGGCGTGAGCCATCATGTGAAGCTCATGCCGCTGAAGTTTCTCAACTCGGCGGGATCCGGGGCGGACTCTGACGCGATCAAGGCCATCTACTATGCCACGGCCAAAGGTGTCCTCCTTTCTTCAAACTCCTGGGGCGGGGGCGACTACGTTCAGGCGATGAAAGATGCCATCAACCATGCCGGGACCAACGGCGTGGGTTTCGTGGCGGCGTCCGGGAATGACGGGCTCGACAACGACGTCATCCCCAACTACCCCTCCAACTACGAGGCGGACAACCTGATCGCCGTAGCCGCCACGGACGCGAATGACCAGCTGGCGTGGTTCTCCAACTACGGGGCCAGCAAGGTGCATCTGGCCGCACCGGGTGACAGCATTCTTTCCACGTACCGCGACGGGGGCTATGTGCACTCCAGCGGGACGTCCATGGCAACGCCGCACGTATCGGGTGCCGCGGCACTGCTCAAGGCGGCGAACCCGGCAATCAGTTTTGCCCAGATCAAAGCGGCGCTGCTGGCCAAGACGGATCTCGTGACCAATCTGACCGGCAAGGTGAGCACCGGCGGGCGTCTTGATGTAGGGAACGCGATAGATCTGGCCACTTCTGCCTACCCCGTGCTGGTCAAGACCACCGTCGTGGATGGAGGCGTACCCGGCACCACGGGCAATGCCGATGGCATCATCAGCCCCGGAGAAACCGCGGCCCTCACCCTGGAGGTGCAAAACCTGGGCGGCCTGTCCACCGGCCCGCTCCAGGCCACGGTGACGATGAACAGCGCCGATCCCAAGGTGACACTGGGCAATACCACCCAGACCTTCGGGGTGGTGCCAGCCGCCGCCCGGCAGGCCAACACCGGCACCTCGCTGACCATCACCGTGGCGGCCGATCACACGACGCCAGCAAGCCTGCCATTGAGCATCACGTTTACGGATGGCGCGGGCGTGAACCGGGTCGAGGAGGCAACCCTGCAGATCTTTACCGTTTCCCAGATCAGTGGACGCATCACCAATGTGAGCGATGGCTCCGGTCTGGCTGGAGCGACAGTGCACCTCAGCGGCCCCGTCACCCGAACGGCCACCACGATCACTGACGGCACCTACAGTGCCCATGTGGTGGATGGCAGCTATGCGGTACATGCCAGTGCGGCAGGGTTTGTTTCTTCCAGCTCACAGACGGTGGAGGTTCCGCCCTCCGCAGAGAACGTGAACATGACCCTCGGCTACTCGGCGCTCCAGATCACGCCCTCCATCCTGGGAGCGACGGTTGAAGAGGATGACACGACCGCGCAGACCATCACCCTGCAGAACAATGGCAACGTGCCGCTGACCTGGAAGCTGGAGGAAACTCCCCGGCCTGACAACGCGGCCACTGCCAAGGTGCTGGCCAACCAGCTCGCGGGATTGAAACCCGTGCATCCCCTTGCGTTTCTGCCCACCGGTTCGGCAGTGCAGGCCGTGGAGGAGGGTCCCGGGCCCGGACGACTGCTTCCAGCCCGCCCCGGTCTCAACGCCCTGGACAACAACACCGCGACGTATCCGTACCTGCCCTTCGCCGATGGGTTCGAGGATGGAACTTACAACAAGTGGTTTGAGAGCTGGACGGACGCGCATCGCGAGGTGGTGTCCAATACGGCAGGGGAGGGAACCAAGTCCTTCCGCTTCAACATGGCCGGCACCGAAGACCACTTCTCCGGAGTTCATCAGGAGTTTCAGTGGGCGCAACAGCCCGGGCATGTATCCTTCCGGGTGCGCACCGCGGCGCGGGATCTGGCCACCGCCTACATGGTGCTGTGTGATGTAAGTGGAAACTATCTCGTGGACTTCATCTGGTTCTTCGCCCACCCGAACGGGCGCTTCTATCTGAATGCCGATGTGGGAGGCAATCAACTGGTGGCCTACGACAAGGACACCTGGTACCACATCGAGTTCCGCAACATCGACTGGGACACCCAGACCTTTGATTACTATGTGAACGGCACCGTGGTGCAGGCTGGCGTCCCCTTTCGCAATCCCGGGGTCACTCAGTGCATTGCGGCCTTTGCTTACAACTACAGCAGCAATGTGAATGCGTGGTTTGACGGCGTGGAGTTCTCAGGTGATGCGCTGGACTGGATGACTCTCTCCCAATCCTCGGGCACCATCGCCCCAGGAGGCTCTGCCACGGTCACGGTCACGTACAACGCCTCCCGGCTCAATACGGGGACTTACGAGGGCCTGCTCACCCTGACCACCAACGATCCTACCAGCAGTGACTCGACTCTGCCAGTGACCCTGCAAGTCACACCCACCACGAATACCGTGCCGGTGGCCAACTCCAGCACCGTGCCTACCAGCGAGGATTCACTCACGGCTTTCACTCTCAGTGGGTCGGATGCCGACAACGACACGTTGCAGTACTACGTCACGCAACTTCCTGCCAGAGGGCGGCTTTTCCAGGCCTCTGATGGATTTGAACCAACAGTCCCCATCACCACAGCGCCCACACTTGTCCTCAGCAGCAACCGCCAGCTCATCTATCTGCCGGAGACCAATGAGAACGGAACACCGTACACAACATTCACATTCACAACGCGCGACAAACGCAGCGAGTCCGCCCCGGCCACCGTCACCATCCAGGTATCTTCCGTGCCGGATGCGCCGGTGCTGGGAGCCGATGTATTTGCGACCATGCCCGGGCAGTCCCTCGCTTCCCTCAATGTGCTGGCCAACGACTACAGTCCGGAAAACTTGCCACTGACGGTGCAGTCCTTTACCCAGCCTTCACAAGGCACGGTGACGGCCAATTCGGACGGCACACTCGCCTTTCAGCCCGGGGGCGGATTCCTCTCCGGCTCCACCAGCTTCACGTACACTGTGACGGATGGAGCACGCACCTCTATCTCAACTGTGATAGTGCATCTGGGCGATCTGCGGGGCGGCTCCTGGACAGCGCTGGGAGGGAACAGCCACCGCTCCGGACTCTTCCCCGCCGTCCTCAACGGTCCGCTGCAATTGCGCTGGACGCAGGCGCTGCAAGGCGCACCCACGATGCCCGTCGTGGCGGACAACCGCGTTTACGTTACCGGCCACCGAGCGGATGGCTCCAACGAGATCAAGGCTTTGCACCTGGACACCGGGCTCCCTACGTGGAGCCGCAACGAGATCATCTCAGGAGGGGTCAATCCCCCCCTGCATTACAGCTCGAACCTCTACTACGTGCTAACGGATCCCGGCAACGCCTCCAGCATCACCGGGCTGGAGGCCGCCACGGGTAATGTGATATTGTACGGCACCTTCACCCCCACCGTGAGCGAGCTGGGCAAGTCGCTGCTGGGATCACATGGCTTGGTTCACATGCCGGGCGGCTCTGGTCCCAAGATCTACGGTGTCGAGCCATACAACCCTCCCTCCGCCGCCTACATCACCACGCTGCCGGGTGCCCAGACAGGCACGCCCACAGAAGGTGCCGACCTCATCCTGACTGCCACAGGAGGAGCGATCCACGCACTGGATGCCAGCTATGGTGTCCAGCGCTGGACCTTCCGCCCCAATCCCGCCCTGCTTACCACCAACTCCACGGTGGTCTGGGAGGCCGGCGATGCCGTGGTGAACCTGGAAGGCACGCTGTACTGTGTGGCCACCCATCAGGCTCCGTTCACGCGATGGAGCAGCACGAGCAGCAAGCACCTTTTCACCCCCGCCGTGCGACAGGGCGTGGTGTATGCCACCTTTGAGGATGGCACTCCAGGTGTGCATGTGTTTGACCGGCGCACCGGGGCTCTGCTGCGCACCATTCCGCTGCCAGTCACCCCCACCAGCCAGCCTCTGTTCACGCAGGATCGGGTGATTGTCAGCACCGCCAGCACCACTCACATCATCAGCCTGATGGATGGCGCGGAGCAGCAGACCCTGCCCAGGGGCGGCCTGCTGGTTCCGGCTGACAACAACCTCATTCTTGTGGATACCACGAACCCAGGTGTGACGGCCTACGGATCGCCCCCGGTGATCACGTTGAGTCCCGCCACGGCCTCGTCCGGCAGCTCGATCCCCTGGAAAATCGGCACCACCGTGCCAGAGGGGCTCATTCACTTCACGCTGGACGGATCCACGCCTACTTCACAAAGCCCGACCCTTGCCAATCTGGGGGTGTTCAGCTCTCTGCGCACCACGACGGTGAAGGCGGTGGGCATTCATGCCGGACTCACCGGGCCCGTCACCACCGCCACCTTCACAGTGGGTGACAGCAACAGCAACCAACTGCCCGACTGGTGGGAGCAGCAGTATGGCAGCCTGCGCGCCACTCCCGTGAGCGTCCTGGACCCCACAGTGGATGACGATGGCGATGCCCGAAACAACCTCACCGAGTTTCTCGCTGGCACAAACCCCAATCAATCGGACGCCGTGGTCACGCCGTTGCAGGCGAACACCGGAGGCAGCATCACCCTCTCCTGGCCCAGTGAACAGGGGCGCTTCTACTCCGTGCAGACCAGCCTGGATCTGAAAACCTGGGATCCCGTAAGTGTGGCGACCATGCAGCCGGGTTCTGGCGCGGTCATGTCCTGGCAGGACACCACCGCAGGGGATGGGCCGCGGAAGTTCTACCGCGTGGTGATCACCACTCCATAG
- a CDS encoding endonuclease/exonuclease/phosphatase family protein — MRLSRRRFCFHLLLLFLPSLPVLPAEEPVKAELDIVSFNLRNGGRRFDGQYDHALQHRVIGALKPDLVALQEVDRRTSRVQGLDVPADFAKAQGMTFAYGAAMSFAGGEYGTAALSRLPIASSRTIALPVKGGEPRAATLITVAVPTVSPAEVTLVSVHFDSGADDAARRENARVLIAALKETTTPVILAGDFNDRPGSTTLTLLAEAGFRRCVPEGDASSYPADEPRLVIDHVLLRDGADVRLEDAGTKVVPNAEASDHRPLQSRVRVRMKTQE, encoded by the coding sequence ATGCGCCTTTCCCGTCGCCGCTTCTGTTTCCATCTGCTCCTTTTGTTCCTGCCGAGCCTTCCAGTCCTCCCGGCCGAGGAGCCGGTCAAAGCGGAGCTTGATATTGTTTCCTTTAACCTGCGTAACGGCGGACGGCGTTTCGACGGGCAGTATGACCACGCCTTGCAGCATCGCGTGATTGGGGCGCTCAAGCCGGATCTTGTGGCGTTGCAGGAGGTGGACCGCCGGACCAGCCGGGTTCAGGGTCTGGATGTGCCGGCGGATTTTGCGAAAGCTCAGGGCATGACCTTTGCCTACGGGGCGGCGATGTCTTTTGCGGGAGGGGAGTACGGTACTGCGGCGTTGTCTCGCCTTCCCATCGCGTCTTCCCGCACCATCGCCCTGCCGGTGAAGGGCGGCGAGCCTCGGGCGGCCACTTTGATCACGGTAGCCGTCCCCACCGTCTCTCCGGCAGAGGTCACACTGGTGAGCGTACACTTCGACTCCGGTGCGGATGATGCCGCCCGGCGGGAAAACGCCCGCGTCCTGATTGCTGCACTTAAGGAAACAACCACTCCGGTAATTCTGGCGGGTGACTTCAATGATCGCCCGGGCTCCACCACTCTGACTCTGCTGGCCGAGGCCGGATTTCGCAGATGCGTGCCAGAAGGAGATGCCAGCAGCTACCCTGCGGACGAACCGCGCCTGGTGATCGATCACGTGCTGCTGCGCGACGGAGCCGACGTCCGCCTGGAAGATGCCGGGACCAAGGTTGTGCCCAACGCGGAGGCCAGCGATCATCGGCCGTTGCAGAGCCGCGTGCGGGTGAGGATGAAGACACAAGAGTAG
- a CDS encoding glycosyltransferase family 2 protein: MNTALPSTRPTVGVLIRYARASSTLPRVMAALQGQTLRPDRILGVDSSGCVACGELIRSAGGEVLRWHEKYEPSRVLNHGLRHLPTELVLVLGSHTVLEDPRTLEHMVAAMLEPRVACVSGKGRERNPGSDYSDAITWQEIQEKGLKFGSFYSNNLGLLRRSCWVECPFDENLPTAEDYAWALEQVNAGHVCRRLNFPFTLARRCASREKLFSQIIFQLAAWHHVKPAWPGVWNSVRCLAGCWLRPNQPDARDLRLQLCERLKGWGAFHFSRPVLYGSFRS; this comes from the coding sequence ATGAACACAGCACTTCCCTCCACCCGGCCCACAGTTGGCGTGCTGATTCGCTACGCGCGCGCCTCTTCCACCCTGCCGCGCGTGATGGCGGCGCTTCAGGGCCAGACTTTGCGACCGGACCGGATTCTAGGGGTGGACAGCTCTGGATGCGTCGCCTGTGGCGAGCTCATCCGCAGTGCGGGAGGTGAGGTGCTCCGCTGGCACGAGAAGTATGAACCTTCCCGCGTGCTCAACCATGGTCTGCGCCATCTCCCCACGGAGCTGGTGCTCGTGCTGGGCTCCCACACGGTTTTGGAGGATCCCCGCACACTGGAGCACATGGTGGCAGCCATGCTGGAGCCACGCGTGGCCTGTGTGAGCGGCAAGGGGCGGGAGCGCAATCCGGGCAGTGACTATAGCGATGCCATCACCTGGCAGGAGATTCAGGAAAAAGGGCTCAAATTTGGGTCTTTCTACAGCAACAACCTGGGTCTGTTGCGCCGGAGCTGCTGGGTGGAATGCCCGTTCGATGAAAACCTGCCCACGGCGGAGGACTACGCATGGGCGCTGGAGCAGGTGAATGCGGGGCACGTCTGCCGTCGGCTGAACTTCCCCTTCACCCTGGCCCGGCGCTGCGCCTCACGTGAGAAGCTCTTCTCCCAGATAATCTTCCAGCTTGCAGCCTGGCATCACGTGAAGCCGGCCTGGCCCGGAGTCTGGAATTCGGTGCGGTGTCTGGCAGGCTGCTGGCTGCGGCCCAACCAGCCCGACGCGCGAGACCTCCGGCTCCAGTTGTGTGAGCGACTCAAGGGATGGGGCGCGTTTCATTTCTCCCGGCCTGTGTTGTATGGGTCGTTTAGGAGTTAG
- a CDS encoding response regulator, whose amino-acid sequence MESGARKVKQDDSKPPRTLRVAVVEDDKVVRTFIERLLGKPEHNCEFVGAWADAESALRELPASEPDVVVVDLELPLMSGAELISVLSRKMISAAFVVLTVHDDPAKVFAALRAGAHGYLLKGSKPEDIVGGIRSASEGGAPLSQEIARLLIQSFQEPPKTEKPPIPGLTPRETQILERLAQGMVPKEVAFELSLSYETVRDYLKGVYQKLHVRSRTEAVIKFLQHNNDEGWAT is encoded by the coding sequence ATGGAAAGTGGTGCTCGTAAGGTGAAGCAGGATGACAGCAAGCCGCCCCGCACCCTTCGTGTCGCGGTGGTGGAGGATGACAAGGTCGTCCGGACCTTCATTGAGCGTTTGCTGGGCAAGCCGGAGCACAACTGCGAGTTCGTGGGGGCTTGGGCGGATGCAGAATCTGCCCTGAGGGAACTGCCCGCGTCCGAGCCCGACGTTGTCGTGGTGGATCTGGAATTGCCCCTGATGTCCGGCGCAGAGTTGATCTCTGTGCTTTCCCGCAAGATGATTAGCGCCGCCTTTGTGGTGCTGACCGTGCACGATGATCCCGCCAAGGTCTTCGCCGCCCTGCGTGCGGGGGCTCACGGGTACCTGCTCAAGGGTTCCAAGCCAGAGGACATTGTCGGCGGTATCCGGTCTGCCAGTGAAGGGGGGGCCCCGCTCAGCCAGGAGATCGCCCGGTTGCTCATCCAATCCTTTCAGGAACCGCCCAAGACGGAGAAGCCGCCCATCCCTGGTCTCACCCCACGCGAGACCCAGATCCTGGAGCGTCTGGCTCAGGGCATGGTGCCCAAGGAGGTCGCCTTTGAGCTCTCGTTGAGCTACGAAACGGTGCGGGACTATCTGAAGGGCGTGTATCAAAAGCTCCACGTGCGCTCCCGCACGGAGGCTGTGATCAAGTTCCTCCAGCACAACAACGACGAAGGCTGGGCGACCTGA
- a CDS encoding DUF1501 domain-containing protein — protein MTADYSIMQERAHRWSSLGVMKNFKLAGEPAELRASYGGEVGQCGLLARHLSQSGEQFIEVSHNRNFLNGTRWT, from the coding sequence GTGACGGCGGACTACTCCATCATGCAGGAGCGGGCCCACCGCTGGTCCAGTCTCGGGGTCATGAAAAACTTCAAGCTCGCCGGTGAGCCTGCGGAGCTGCGCGCCAGCTACGGCGGGGAGGTTGGCCAGTGCGGCCTGCTGGCGCGGCACCTCAGCCAGTCCGGTGAGCAGTTTATTGAAGTCTCGCACAACAGGAACTTCCTCAACGGCACCAGATGGACATGA